A segment of the Corynebacterium resistens DSM 45100 genome:
CACCGTTGCCTTTTACCCGTCCCAAAATTGCCGCGGTTATCAATTGATGAAGTTATTTTCCTAATCGGAGTTTATATGTATGCGGATGCTTAGGATGTATCTTGAGCTCGAATGTGCTAGAATGCCTGAGATTGAGCTTCTTTTAGTAGGCACCAGGGGGGGTTAACTAATGCTAGCGGAACAAGATCCGGTGAATTGCAATATACTTGCTCCTATGTCATCAACCTCTTCGCAAAAAGCGTTTCGAACTTTGTTACTTATGCTGGGAAAGCATAAATTGGATTTGTTCGTTGGCCTGGTATTATCAATTCTCGGCTCCATCGTCCAGTTGACCCAACCACTGGTCGTAAACAAAATGCTTCAGCAGATCGGAAGTACTTCAATAACGCCGAAAGTCGCACTGTTGGTAGTGCTGCTCTTTATCGGTGCGATTGCTGGAGGGTTGAAAACCTACGTATTAACGCGCACCGCTGAGAGATCTGTTTATGTAACACGTCAACAGTTGATTGCGCGATTACTGCGACTACCAATTTCTTCGTTCAATACCTTGCGTACAGGAGACTTGGTAAGTCGTTTGGGGTCAGACACCACGCTAATTCGAGCTGCGTTTACGGGGGGCTTGGTGGATTCGATGGCCAGTATCTTCGCGGTGGTTGGTGCAGTTGTCTTCATGGCTGTGTTGGACCCGATTCTTCTTCTAGTAGTGATAGTTGTACTGTCAGTGACTGTCGGAATCGTGATTGTGGCATCGGCCAGAATCCAACTTTTCACGAAGCGCTTACAAACTGCTGTAGGTGATTTGGGGGCAGATATGGAACGTTCACTGGTAGCTGTACGAACCTTGCGAGCGTTAAATGCGGAGAATGAAGTTGAGCGTGAGCTAGTCGGGCAGGCAGATCGGGCATGGCGCCAAGGGAATAAAGTTGCACGATTTGAGGGGATGCTCGATCCACTTGTATTTGTGGCTTTACAACTGTGTTTCCTCTTTGTGCTGGGAGTGGGGGGAGTACGGGTGGCCGCAGGGAACATGCAGCTGGGTGAATTACTGGCTTTTATTATGTATCTGTTCACTCTCGCCATGCCGATAGGGTTGTTGTTCGGTGCGATCACCACCATCCGTTCGGCTATGGGAGCAGTGGAGAGAGTTAATGAAGTGTTGGCATTAGATGTGGAGGTTAATTCTGGACCTGATATTTCTCCGGCTTCAGAACTAGAGTTTCGCAACGTGTGCTTCGCCTATGATCAAGAGGAACCTACACCTACCGTAAAGTCTCTCACCTTTACTATTCAGCCGGGTAGTAAAGTAGCGATTGTGGGGCCAAGTGGTTCTGGGAAGTCTACTACTTTAGCCCTGATTCAACGATTTTATGACCCTAATGATGGGCAGATCTTGTTGGGTGGGCAGAATATTAGTGAGTATAGTCGTACCTCTCTTCGCAGGATTGTTGGTTTTCTGGAACAAGAAGCATCGATTCTTGCCGGCACTGTGCGGGAGAATTTAAAGCTTGGTGCTCGAGAAGCTACCGATGTTCAGTGCTGGGAAGTCCTTCGTAAGGTAGGGTTAGAGGAAAAGTTTCAGCATATTAAGGGTTTGGATACGAAGTTGGGGGAGCGAGGCATTAGTTTGTCTGGAGGGCAACGTCAGCGGCTAGCTCTAGCTAGGACACTTCTGCTTGATACTCCTATTCTGCTTATGGACGAGCCTACGAGTGCTGTAGATTCTTACAATGAAAAGCTCATTTTGAGTACTATCTCAGAACAATGTCACGGTCGCACGATTGTGATGGTTGCGCACCGACTGTCAACAGTAATAGATGCCGACCAAATTCTGGTAATGAATCAGGGAAGTATCGTGTCGAGTGGAACGCATTCAGAGTTGATGGATAACTGTCCACTATATCGCGACCTTGCTAAAAGACAATCATTAGCTTGATTGGTAGCTTCTTGATGTAACATAGATAAACTAGCGCCTAGGCTAGGCATCCTTCCATGAGTTGTTGTTACCAGGAGGGGAAAGACAGTCATTGTTGACGATGAAAGTATAAAGACTGAGATTATCGAACAGTATCAATATTGGTGATTAAGTTTTCTTTATTATGCGATATTCATCTTATGTGGCAGGGGGATTAACTGAGTAACTGTAGGTCATCTTGGTGCGTCATTCAACGATGGATCGGGCAATACACCTAGGTATCTAATAGATTGACGTTATGATTAGTTAGTCAGTATTTTTGAATAGTGTGGTAAATGCATGTTTTCACTCTTTAGTGAATCTATTATATAATCCCTAGTCGACTCGTATACGGCTGTATTCTACAGGCATCGTCTATGTCTCCCTGCTGCCTTAAGGTTGCAGTGATTCGAATTTTGCGGTCAAGCTCTGTGTTGCAGTCAATATGTAGAATCAGCGGATTCCTAAACCGACGTTAAGTTTCTAAATCGTGAAAATGAATTACCTGGAGTCAAAGCTAGGTAAAATTGTTGAAATTGGAGATGTAACTTGCATGGACTCATGTGGTTGGGTGATCGGCCACCTCGTCTGGGTCCAGTGCTGATGTTTAATCCCTGCAGTGATGTCTCTCGTTCGTCTAGTTAGAGCCTTGGTGTAAGCGCTTACTGTGTTTGTCCATGCGCTCTTGACTATCGCTCGAATCTCATCGCTGTTTTCTCCATTGGGTAGAGGGAAAGTCAACACTCGCCTCGACGCATCCGCACCATCCATGTCAAAATCGATGTTTGCGAGTTGCCTAGTCGGTGTAAGTTCGTTGAGAAGTTGCATGAACTCCGAATCGATCCACATCGCGAACAGTTGGGCTGCCTCTTCAACGAGCTTGCGCTGACTTGGCAAAAAAATTGCTTATCGTCTCCTCAAGGTCTGGGTTAGCGTCACTCACAGCTTAAGGTAGTTGGGGAAAGGGGAGTGCGGTCTGCATTGTCATTGCCTCCGCTTATTATAGGCAACCACTATTTGTTTATGGCCTTAATTATATCAAATTACCGGTGTTAGCGGAAGTGACCTTCTTGATTTCAAGCTTCTTGAAGTGGCACATGGAAGAGTGGTCAACAATCGGTTGCTTTGTCATAGGTTGCCCAGATCGAGCACACAACGTCCCAGAATATGTCTGGGTCTTTCTCGCTTTTTGTAGGGAGTTGGCTGTTACCCGCGAACGCTATTTGGAGAGAAAACGATGTTTTGGCCGTTGGTTGCTGAAGTAATGATCTTGTCACGGTTCGCTAAGAAGGTATCTTCCAGTTCGAGTGCCTCAGCCCAATTTGTTAGGTTCCTGGCAATATACACATAGGAATCTTTGTTGGGTCTCGTTGCGCCGATCTGGCGAATCGGCCAGTCGCGCAGCTTTCGGGTGGTCAGCGCCAGCGCGCATGGTTGGGGTTGGTCCTCGCCCAAGGCGCGGAGATTTTGTTATTGGACGAACCGACAACGTTCTTGGATTTGGCAACGGCCCTGGAAGTGCTACGGACAGCGCGCATTCTGCCTCAATGCTCGCGTGATCGACGATCCAGACACCGATGGCCCGCTAATTGTCCCCGAGTGACGTCACAGTTCCCTTTAGGCCCTTACCGATTATCTTGATTCAGGTCTTCCGGACTCGCTTTTTCCGGAGATTCACAACACTCCCCGAGGAACAATTACAGGACTGGAACCCCGTGGGTCATTCCATACCTCGGCGTCAAGCCCGTAAGCATCGGCGAGCACCTCTGGAGTCAGCGCTTCCCTTGGACTTCCTTGAGCAACAATTTGGCCCTGTTTCATCACTACTAGGGTATCCGAATACATTCCCGCCAACATCAAATCGTGCAGTACCATCACCACTGCTTTCCCCTTTTCTGCCTGTTCACGCGCTAGTTCAAGCATCTCCAAGGCATGGGCAGGGTCTAGAAACGTTGTGGGTTCATCAAGCAAAAGAACGGGTGTATCCTGCGCCAGCGCCATGGCGAGCCACACCCGCTGGCGTTGCCCTCCAGAAAGTGCCGAAACTTTGCGATCAACTAAATCGCTTATCCCCGTTGCTTCACATGCTTTGGCGATTTCCTCCCGATCTTGAGGTGATTGGCCACGCATCCAGCTTTGATATGGATGTCGCCCGCGCGCCACGAGCTCGCCGACCAAAATGCCGTCGGGGGCGATGGGATGTTGGGGAAGCATCGCGATTAATCGGGCTGCCTCACGAATCCGCATGGTATGAATGGATTTTCCATTGATGCAAACTTCTCCGCTTCGGGGAACTACCAGTTTGGACATCGTTTTGAGAAGCGTTGACTTCCCGCAACCGTTGGGGCCAATCAGGGTGGTGACGCTCCCCGCCGAGGCGCGAATACTGACACCCTTGAGCACATCGTGTTCTGGCAAGTATCCAGCGTGGATATTGGAGACAAGCAGTGTTGTACCCGCTGTATCCGTATAACGCAGCGGTTTTTCATCTGTTTTGCTTTTGAGCTGATCAAGCATGCCCTATTCCTTTTCTACTTTTGCCCATCACCAATCCAATGAGCGCTATCCCACCGATGGCCGAGGAAACCGCGCCCACCGGCGCGTTGGAGGGGATGAACCCAGCGATGACCGCACATACTCCCAAGAGGGCGGAACCCGCAGCTGCTGAAACCAATGGTGATGCCGTGCCGCTGCGAGCCACGATTTTTCCCAGATGAGGTGCAAGGAGGGCAACGAAGCCGATCGGCCCTACAACGGAAACAACTACGGCAGCCACTCCGGTTGCCGCATACAGCAAAACTGTTCGTACTCTTTGGACGTTTACCCCCAGCATCGACGCCGAAATGTCATCGTGAGCAAGCAAAGGCAGGTCTCTTGAAACCCACAACCCCAAAATGAGGAAAGGTGCCAAGCTAGCAAGCAACAGGCAAACAGCATCCATGCGCACAAAACCTGTTGAACCTGCTAACCACATCTGTGCCTGAGCAGCTTGAAGGATTCTGCCTTTGAGGAGCAGGTAACTCACAGCTGCCTGGAGCATTAGTGAAAGGGCGAACCCGATCAAGACAATTTTGTCGTTCGTGCCCACACCACCTAGGAAAGTGAGAACGGCGATTACTGCAACAGCCCCAACTATTGCTAGTCCGGCTCGCCACCAGAAATCTGGCACATTTTCCGACCACTCCGGCCTGAGAGTCACTGTTCCCAAAACAACCATGACGGATGCGCCAGAGGCAACGCCGAGAATGTCAGGTGATGCCAGTGGATTGCGCGCCATGGTCTGAGTCCACGATCCGGCAATACCTAAAGCTGCACCGACAATGACAGTGGCTAGCGCCACGGGTAGACGTAAATCCCACACCACCGCTATCTCACGGGCTGTGCCGCCCCCATTTAAAACTTCGAGGACCCTGATAGGGCTCATTTTGACTGCACCTTGCCCCAGCAAAACGAGGTATGCGGCGAGGGCAATGATGAGGAACAACAGCGTGGCCGCTATGACCTTCTTTGCTCGACGACGTTTCTGCTCCTGGAGATCTTGGACAATGGACGTCATACTCTTCCACCTGTCTGGCTCCATCCGGAGCGTTTCCG
Coding sequences within it:
- a CDS encoding FecCD family ABC transporter permease, with protein sequence MTSIVQDLQEQKRRRAKKVIAATLLFLIIALAAYLVLLGQGAVKMSPIRVLEVLNGGGTAREIAVVWDLRLPVALATVIVGAALGIAGSWTQTMARNPLASPDILGVASGASVMVVLGTVTLRPEWSENVPDFWWRAGLAIVGAVAVIAVLTFLGGVGTNDKIVLIGFALSLMLQAAVSYLLLKGRILQAAQAQMWLAGSTGFVRMDAVCLLLASLAPFLILGLWVSRDLPLLAHDDISASMLGVNVQRVRTVLLYAATGVAAVVVSVVGPIGFVALLAPHLGKIVARSGTASPLVSAAAGSALLGVCAVIAGFIPSNAPVGAVSSAIGGIALIGLVMGKSRKGIGHA
- a CDS encoding ABC transporter ATP-binding protein; this translates as MLDQLKSKTDEKPLRYTDTAGTTLLVSNIHAGYLPEHDVLKGVSIRASAGSVTTLIGPNGCGKSTLLKTMSKLVVPRSGEVCINGKSIHTMRIREAARLIAMLPQHPIAPDGILVGELVARGRHPYQSWMRGQSPQDREEIAKACEATGISDLVDRKVSALSGGQRQRVWLAMALAQDTPVLLLDEPTTFLDPAHALEMLELAREQAEKGKAVVMVLHDLMLAGMYSDTLVVMKQGQIVAQGSPREALTPEVLADAYGLDAEVWNDPRGSSPVIVPRGVL
- a CDS encoding ABC transporter ATP-binding protein, yielding MSSTSSQKAFRTLLLMLGKHKLDLFVGLVLSILGSIVQLTQPLVVNKMLQQIGSTSITPKVALLVVLLFIGAIAGGLKTYVLTRTAERSVYVTRQQLIARLLRLPISSFNTLRTGDLVSRLGSDTTLIRAAFTGGLVDSMASIFAVVGAVVFMAVLDPILLLVVIVVLSVTVGIVIVASARIQLFTKRLQTAVGDLGADMERSLVAVRTLRALNAENEVERELVGQADRAWRQGNKVARFEGMLDPLVFVALQLCFLFVLGVGGVRVAAGNMQLGELLAFIMYLFTLAMPIGLLFGAITTIRSAMGAVERVNEVLALDVEVNSGPDISPASELEFRNVCFAYDQEEPTPTVKSLTFTIQPGSKVAIVGPSGSGKSTTLALIQRFYDPNDGQILLGGQNISEYSRTSLRRIVGFLEQEASILAGTVRENLKLGAREATDVQCWEVLRKVGLEEKFQHIKGLDTKLGERGISLSGGQRQRLALARTLLLDTPILLMDEPTSAVDSYNEKLILSTISEQCHGRTIVMVAHRLSTVIDADQILVMNQGSIVSSGTHSELMDNCPLYRDLAKRQSLA